In Oharaeibacter diazotrophicus, a single genomic region encodes these proteins:
- a CDS encoding site-specific integrase codes for MSTLSPLAPCGAPTTLTEALALADDLAAAEMADSTRAVYARWLRNFAAWCGDQGLEAPYPASVATVRAFLTTEAARGLSVSSISQCVAALRWAHKRAGLPDPTTDETLRATMKGIRRTLGAAPERKAPATAERLKVMVAGVDRTTLKGKRDAALLLLGFGGAFRRSELVALQVEDLAEDDDGLRVTIRGSKTDQDRIGQTIGVIRGTGATCPVRAVRTWIDAAGLTTGPVFRAVGKGGRLVPPRPSRAARVPVGLSGVAVAAIVKHYAEWAGLDPEVFAAHSLRAGFLTSAAAKGATVFKMMDVSRHKSVDMLAVYVRDAETFKDHAGAGLL; via the coding sequence ATGTCGACCCTGTCGCCCCTCGCCCCGTGCGGCGCTCCCACCACCCTCACCGAGGCCCTCGCGCTCGCCGATGACCTCGCCGCCGCCGAGATGGCCGACAGCACGCGGGCGGTCTACGCGCGGTGGCTGCGCAACTTCGCCGCCTGGTGCGGGGACCAGGGCCTCGAGGCTCCCTACCCGGCATCAGTTGCCACGGTGCGGGCCTTCCTCACGACCGAAGCCGCTCGAGGGCTGTCCGTGTCATCGATCAGCCAGTGCGTGGCCGCCCTCCGCTGGGCCCATAAGCGCGCCGGCCTGCCCGACCCGACGACCGACGAGACGTTGCGGGCCACCATGAAGGGGATCCGGCGTACCCTCGGGGCCGCTCCCGAGCGCAAGGCCCCCGCCACCGCCGAGCGTCTCAAGGTCATGGTGGCGGGGGTCGACCGCACCACCCTCAAGGGCAAGCGGGACGCGGCTCTGCTGCTGCTCGGCTTCGGTGGTGCCTTCCGGCGCTCCGAGCTCGTCGCCCTGCAGGTGGAGGACCTCGCCGAGGACGACGACGGTCTGCGCGTCACTATCCGGGGGAGCAAGACCGACCAGGACCGGATCGGCCAGACCATCGGGGTGATCCGGGGAACGGGAGCGACCTGCCCGGTGCGAGCGGTGCGGACCTGGATCGATGCGGCCGGCCTCACCACCGGCCCGGTGTTCCGCGCTGTTGGCAAAGGTGGTCGCCTGGTCCCGCCCCGCCCCAGCCGGGCGGCAAGGGTGCCGGTGGGGCTGTCCGGGGTGGCGGTGGCGGCGATCGTGAAACACTACGCCGAATGGGCCGGCCTCGACCCCGAGGTGTTCGCCGCCCACAGCCTGCGCGCCGGGTTCCTGACCTCAGCCGCCGCCAAGGGCGCGACCGTGTTCAAGATGATGGACGTCAGCCGGCACAAGAGCGTCGACATGCTCGCCGTCTACGTCCGCGATGCGGAGACCTTCAAGGACCACGCCGGGGCGGGACTGCTGTGA
- a CDS encoding bifunctional DNA primase/polymerase — protein MSLLETALRFVGEGCSVFPLQPRSKAPFPGSRGFKDATFDHETISGWLSDETLNYGIVPSAEILVIDVDPRNGGDLVALEKEVGALPPTVTVKTGGGGTHAYYRKAGGWSGRPRKTVAGIDLKLSNGYVVGPGSVHPSGGAYAFMPGLALGEIAIAEAPAGLVQWFEPEPERKAPPVLDDDSDVDLGDRRADFTAIENGCAWVASCRDQAADLPEPQWKLLANLTARCDQGFQHFHRISSLDPTRYDRLETTEKFQRARDTGYRPPLCASVQAEGFTGCTRCPFSQTIKSPMRLGYRDPELTKIQATSVYDAASDRWVRIDREPFTYLPARNFSNLHKATLKSPHDELVSSPLTCKVEATEYIPGEEMFSRRPDGRLVLNTWCAGGIAGRSGNCDGILAHLRYLTMSEREYEHLLDYLAHLVQFPALKIRHAVLIISRQGVGKSFFPRVARHLFGASNVQEDTADAIQNNFWGRRLVDKQYLILNEMMLGDDDQRRLNNKMKELLSEDHVIVEEKHIPAYSAMTPRGIFAFSNHDRPIKLERGDRRLFVIRNERDPKPADYYKGFYGMVLDAEAAAFKAFLETRSLAHFSAGAHPPMTEAKYELEQASRSELEQSIATWIEDKVKPFEVDLVSADEVAAQMSAAMGTRSPLGVHGRVTSQRIATALTKIGAIRYGSSAVSVCGDPAKKKRLWIVRDHRFWQGASLQEVRNHLNSTTVERWNGPLQLVQ, from the coding sequence GTGAGCCTCCTCGAAACCGCTCTCCGCTTCGTCGGCGAAGGCTGCTCGGTGTTCCCGCTGCAGCCGAGGTCGAAGGCCCCGTTCCCCGGCTCTCGGGGCTTCAAGGACGCCACGTTCGATCACGAGACGATCTCGGGTTGGCTGAGTGACGAGACCCTGAACTACGGGATCGTGCCCTCGGCCGAGATCCTGGTTATCGACGTCGATCCCCGCAATGGCGGGGATCTGGTGGCCCTCGAGAAGGAAGTCGGGGCTCTTCCCCCCACCGTCACGGTCAAGACCGGAGGGGGCGGCACCCACGCCTACTACCGGAAGGCCGGGGGGTGGAGCGGCCGCCCGCGCAAGACGGTTGCCGGTATCGATCTCAAGCTCTCCAACGGCTACGTCGTGGGCCCGGGCTCGGTCCACCCGTCGGGTGGCGCCTACGCGTTCATGCCCGGCCTGGCGCTCGGCGAGATCGCGATCGCCGAGGCGCCGGCCGGCCTCGTCCAGTGGTTTGAGCCGGAGCCCGAGCGGAAGGCTCCGCCCGTCCTCGATGACGACAGCGACGTGGATCTCGGCGATCGCAGGGCCGACTTCACTGCCATCGAGAACGGCTGTGCCTGGGTCGCGTCCTGTCGTGACCAGGCGGCCGATCTGCCGGAACCGCAGTGGAAGCTCCTGGCGAACCTGACGGCGCGCTGCGACCAGGGGTTCCAGCACTTCCACCGGATCTCGAGCCTGGATCCAACGCGCTATGACCGCTTAGAGACCACCGAGAAGTTCCAGCGGGCGCGCGACACCGGCTACCGCCCTCCGCTCTGTGCGAGCGTGCAGGCCGAGGGGTTCACCGGCTGCACCCGTTGCCCCTTCAGCCAGACCATCAAGAGCCCGATGAGGCTCGGCTACCGGGATCCCGAGCTGACGAAGATCCAGGCCACGAGCGTCTACGATGCGGCCAGTGATCGGTGGGTGCGGATCGACCGGGAGCCGTTCACCTACCTGCCGGCGCGGAATTTTTCGAACTTGCACAAGGCGACGCTGAAGTCCCCTCATGACGAGCTCGTCAGTTCGCCCCTGACCTGCAAGGTGGAGGCGACCGAGTACATTCCCGGCGAGGAGATGTTTTCCCGCCGGCCGGATGGTCGCCTGGTTCTGAACACCTGGTGCGCCGGCGGGATCGCGGGTCGGTCCGGAAATTGCGACGGGATCCTCGCCCATCTTCGCTATCTCACGATGTCGGAGCGCGAGTACGAGCACCTGCTCGACTACCTCGCGCACCTGGTTCAGTTCCCCGCCCTCAAGATCCGCCACGCGGTCCTGATCATCTCCCGGCAGGGGGTGGGGAAGTCCTTCTTCCCCCGGGTCGCTCGCCACCTGTTCGGCGCCAGCAACGTCCAAGAGGACACCGCCGACGCGATCCAGAACAACTTCTGGGGTCGTCGCCTCGTGGATAAGCAGTATCTCATCCTCAACGAGATGATGCTCGGTGACGACGATCAGCGGCGGCTCAACAATAAGATGAAGGAGCTCCTCAGCGAGGACCACGTCATCGTCGAGGAGAAGCATATTCCCGCCTATAGCGCCATGACGCCGCGCGGGATCTTCGCCTTCTCGAACCACGACCGGCCGATCAAGCTCGAACGGGGCGATCGCCGGCTCTTTGTGATCCGGAATGAGCGGGATCCGAAGCCCGCTGACTACTACAAGGGGTTCTACGGGATGGTCCTCGACGCCGAGGCTGCGGCCTTCAAGGCGTTCCTGGAAACCCGGTCTCTCGCCCACTTCTCCGCGGGCGCGCACCCGCCCATGACGGAGGCGAAGTACGAGCTCGAGCAGGCAAGTCGGTCGGAGCTCGAGCAGTCGATCGCGACGTGGATCGAGGACAAGGTGAAGCCCTTCGAGGTCGACCTGGTCAGCGCTGACGAAGTGGCGGCTCAGATGAGTGCGGCGATGGGGACGCGTTCACCGCTCGGTGTTCATGGTCGGGTGACCTCGCAGCGGATTGCGACCGCGCTCACCAAGATTGGCGCGATCCGGTACGGCAGCAGCGCGGTCTCGGTGTGTGGCGATCCCGCCAAGAAGAAGCGGCTCTGGATCGTTCGCGACCATCGCTTCTGGCAGGGGGCCAGCCTGCAGGAGGTGCGCAATCACCTCAATTCCACCACGGTGGAACGGTGGAACGGCCCTCTACAACTGGTTCAATAA
- a CDS encoding helix-turn-helix domain-containing protein: MVERESRPPAPLHPNPAGKPPRPSLRQIAVTPDEVLAQHEPWTTLSTKQLAAVLGVDPGTVTVWRWRGVGPPCQGIRYGVTQLVQWLAERTGAPMSEEDVLRRYLTVRGMQDVNAITINQLWQVVEVLRG, translated from the coding sequence ATGGTTGAGAGGGAGAGCCGGCCTCCGGCTCCTCTCCACCCCAACCCTGCCGGCAAGCCGCCGCGGCCGTCGCTCCGCCAGATTGCCGTCACGCCCGACGAGGTCCTGGCGCAACACGAACCCTGGACCACCCTGTCGACGAAGCAGCTCGCGGCCGTGCTCGGGGTCGATCCTGGCACCGTCACCGTCTGGCGCTGGCGGGGCGTCGGGCCGCCCTGCCAGGGCATCCGCTACGGAGTCACCCAGCTGGTCCAGTGGCTCGCTGAACGGACGGGAGCTCCGATGTCGGAGGAGGACGTGCTTCGGCGCTACCTTACAGTCCGGGGCATGCAAGACGTCAACGCGATCACCATAAACCAGCTTTGGCAGGTCGTCGAAGTGTTGCGAGGCTGA